A genomic window from Purpureocillium takamizusanense chromosome 2, complete sequence includes:
- the RSA4 gene encoding ribosome assembly (COG:S~EggNog:ENOG503NV28) has product MATIVPPPSKRQRREDLERTQIQQDVTAASGPAGSFKARFLDGDGKQVCDVIEVPLADASEKNLSLLLNTMLAREQEDFLPYRFRIHIPDTDIIVDQYPTDLLQLLRSHGIENPFETTVTLTAEPQSVFKVQAVTRMSHRIPGHGEAILAAQFSPATSSRLATGSGDKTARIWDTETGTPKYTLSGHTHWVLCVAWSPDGARLATGSMDKSVRLWDPQTGKPMGSGPLTGHAKWITNMAWEPYHLWKDGTPRLASASKDGTVRVWVVNTGRTEHVLSGHKSSVSCVRWGGTGLIYTGSHDKAVRVWNAEKGTLVHTLSAHAHWINHLALSTDFALRTSFFDHTATPSTGEAKRAKAKERFEKAARVQGKISERLVSASDDFTMYLWDPSQETKPVARMVGHQKQINHVTFSPDNTLIASAGWDNHTKIWSARDGKFINTLRGHVATVYQCSFSADSRLLVTASKDTTLKVWSMASHKLAMDLPGHADEVYAVDWAPDGKRVASGGKDKAVRLWQN; this is encoded by the exons ATGGCGACAATTgttccgccgccgtccaaaCGGCAAAGGCGGGAAGATCTTGAGAGAACACAAATCCAGCAGGATGTCACCGCTGCCAGTGGCCCTGCGGGGTCGTTCAAGGCTCGATtcctcgatggcgacggcaagcaGGTGTGCGATGTGATTGAGGTTCCACTGGCGGACGCCTCCGAGAAGAAtctgtcgctgctgctaAATACCATGCTGGCAAGA GAACAGGAGGATTTCCTCCCCTACCGATTTCGCATTCACATTCCCGACACCGACATCATTGTGGACCAATACCCGACCGACCTCCTTCAACTTTTAcgcagccatggcatcgAGAATCCGTTTGAGACGACCGTCACTCTCACGGCAGAGCCGCAATCCGTCTTCAAAGTCCAGGCCGTCACGCGTATGTCGCACCGGATAccgggccatggcgaggcaaTCCTGGCGGCACAGTTCAGCCCAGCGACAAGCTCGCGCTTGGCAACAGGGTCTGGAGacaagacggcgaggatATGGGACACGGAGACCGGTACGCCCAAGTACACGCTCTCCGGTCATACGCACTGGGTGCTATGCGTCGCGTGGTCACCGGATGGCGCTCGGCTGGCTACTGGTAGCATGGATAAGTCGGTACGGCTATGGGATCCGCAGACGGGCAAGCCCATGGGCTCGGGTCCCTTGACCGGGCACGCAAAGTGGATTACAAACATGGCCTGGGAGCCGTATCATCTGTGGAAGGACGGGACACCACGGCTCGCCAGCGCAAGCAAGGACGGGACGGTGCGCGTCTGGGTCGTCAACACGGGTCGGACGGAGCACGTTCTTTCTGGACACAAGAGTTCTGTCAGCTGCGTGCGGTGGGGAGGTACGGGCCTGATCTACACGGGCAGCCACGACAAGGCTGTGAGGGTGTGGAACGCGGAAAAGGGCACGCTCGTGCACACACTCTCGGCACATGCGCACTGGATCAACCACCTGGCGCTGTCGACCGACTTTGCCCTGCGGACGTCCTTCTTCGATCACACAGCGACGCCCAGTACGGGCGAGGCAAAAcgcgccaaggccaaggagcggTTCGAGAAGGCGGCGCGCGTACAGGGAAAGATCTCGGAGCGCCTAGTATCGGCCAGCGACGACTTCACCATGTACCTGTGGGATCCGTCTCAGGAGAccaagcccgtcgcccgcatGGTCGGGCACCAGAAGCAGATCAACCATGTCACCTTTTCACCCGACAACACCCTCATCGCAAGTGCCGGCTGGGACAACCACACCAAGATTTGGAGCGCAAG GGACGGCAAGTTCATCAATACGCTGCGCGGCCATGTGGCGACGGTGTATCAGTGCTCCTTCTCTGCAGACTCGCGGCTGCTCGTGACAGCGTCCAAGGACACGACGCTCAAGGTGtggtcgatggcgtcgcacAAGCTGGCCATGGATCTGCCGGgacacgccgacgaggtgtACGCTGTGGACTGGGCTCCAGACGGCAAGCGGGTAGCCAGCGggggcaaggacaaggccgtGCGGTTGTGGCAGAATTAG
- the TPS3 gene encoding Trehalose-6-P synthase/phosphatase complex subunit (CAZy:GT20~EggNog:ENOG503NU3V~COG:G), whose product MTVFVCSLFLPKTIQFNLPGTPPRRRSEIGRSRARTIPPPTRNNRTAETPAAETQPSLFAPQADLTPPHTPDNDESPDPFANEDGFRIQFPHDLGSSSDPTNRNWGSRVNQPRSRANSPPRADLFEHNHTLQKARELGRRGVVQPRPLMRSDSADRVFASASWTVVDADQGNGGLRNAAEAAARDDALSDYTWVGTLGMPTDALEGTQQKQDIEDTLATEHDMLTVFCSDKDFDGHYTHFCKQILWPVFHYQIPDNPKSKAYEDHSWKFYVNVNRRFADKIIANWKRDDVIWIHDYHLLLVPRMVREKLPEAKIGFFLHVAFPSSEVFRCLAVRRELLEGMLGANLIGFQIHEYTRHFLQTCSRILTVEATPEGIQLEDRFVDVMNLPIGIDPVSLDKHRGEAEVMEWLQTLQERYKDKRLIVARDKLDHVRGVRQKLLSYELFLNANPEWRENTVLIQVALSSSERTDLDATVSDIVTRVNSSWANLAYQPVVYLKQDIDYPQYLALLTIADALMITSQREGMNLTSHEYIFCQDGKIYPHQKHGSLILSEFTGTSSLFNGNELSVNPWSYRQCALAIKEALEMGEEEKTRRWKGLYEAVASHTGSHWFGELLRRLDEAYEAQHKRDQTSVPRLSMHRLAAQYEKSDRRLFLLDYEGTLVSWGPVNQIIPVSPQRTLDVLNDLLLDDRNIVYVMSGRRPEELAGVFRMVPNLGLIAENGCFIRDCGSEQWIEMTDSKHIEEWKASVKPLMTYFLERTPGTEIEERHCSLIFHYDAAEDPSNAGWQAAACASHVNDACESQHVHALTMDKSVIVESTDYNKGTAAQRVFEHLKAKHGSGSDTSAVDFLMVVGDGREDEKVFKWANKLQRCGAVANVSTVSIGKRNTEAETTLTQGVSGVLNCLQRLASISE is encoded by the exons ATGACCGTCTTCGTCTGCTCCCT CTTCCTCCCCAAGACGATCCAGTTCAACCTGCCTGGCACGCCCCCACGCCGCAGGAGCGAGATTGGACGCTCTCGTGCCAGGAcgatcccgccgccgactcgaaACAACAGGACGGCGGAAACGCCGGCCGCCGAGACGCAGCCCAGCCTCTTCGCGCCCCAGGCCGAcctcacgccgccgcacacaCCTGACAACGACGAGTCTCCCGACCCCTTTGCCAACGAGGATGGCTTCCGCATCCAATTTCCCCACGACCTGGGCTCCTCGAGTGACCCGACAAATAGGAATTGGGGCTCCCGCGTGAACCAGCCGCGCTCCCGCGCCAACTCGCCACCGCGTGCCGACCTCTTTGAGCACAATCATACGCTGCAAAAAGCCCGCGAGCTTGGCCGCCGGGGCGTCGTTCAGCCCAGGCCGCTGATGCGGAGCGACAGCGCCGATAGGGTCTTCGCCTCAGCCTCGTggaccgtcgtcgacgccgatcAGGGCAATGGTGGTCTTCGgaacgccgccgaggccgcggcccGCGATGACGCCCTGAGCGACTACACCTGGGTTGGCACACTCGGCATGCCcaccgacgccctcgagggcaCCCAGCAGAAGCAAGACATCGAGGACACCTTGGCCACTGAGCACGACATGCTAACCGTGTTCTGCTCCGACAAGGACTTTGACGGTCACTACACGCACTTTTGCAAGCAGATTCTGTGGCCCGTCTTCCATTATCAAATCCCCGACAATCCCAAGAGCAAGGCCTACGAGGACCACTCGTGGAAATTTTACGTCAACGTAAACCGCCGCTTTGCCGACAAGATCATTGCCAACTGgaagcgcgacgacgtcatctGGATCCACGACTACCACCTTCTGCTTGTCCCTCGCATGGTGCGCGAAaagctgcccgaggccaagaTTGGCTTCTTTCTGCACGTCGCCTTTCCTTCATCTGAGGTCTTTCGCTGTCTCGCAGTCAGGAGGGAGTTGCTCGAGGGAATGCTGGGCGCCAATCTCATCGGCTTCCAGATCCACGAGTACACACGTCACTTCCTGCAGACGTGCAGCCGCATTTTGACCGTCGAGGCCACGCCTGAGGGCATCCAGCTTGAGGACCGCTTCGTGGACGTCATGAACCTCCCCATCGGTATCGACCCCGTCAGTCTTGACAAGCaccgcggcgaggctgagGTTATGGAATGGCTTCAGACGCTGCAGGAGCGGTACAAGGACAAGAGACTCATTGTCGCGCGGGACAAGCTGGACCACGTCCGCGGTGTGCGCCAAAAGCTGCTCTCGTACGAGTTGTTCCTGAACGCAAATCCCGAATGGCGCGAAAACACCGTCCTCATCCAGGTTGCGCTGTCATCCAGTGAGAGAACGGACCTGGACGCGACTGTCTCGGACATTGTGACGCGCGTCAACTCGTCGTGGGCCAACTTGGCGTATCAGCCCGTGGTCTATCTCAAGCAGGATATTGACTACCCACAGTACCTGGCGCTTCtcaccatcgccgacgccctgaTGATCACCAGTCAGCGCGAGGGCATGAATCTCACGTCGCACGAATACATCTTTTGCCAGGATGGTAAGATCTATCCGCATCAGAAGCATGGCTCCCTTATCCTGTCCGAGTTCACGGGTACCTCGTCCCTCTTCAACGGAAACGAGCTGTCCGTCAACCCGTGGAGCTACCGACAAtgcgccctcgccatcaaAGAGGCTCTCGAGatgggagaagaagaaaagacgCGCCGCTGGAAGGGCTTGTACGAGGCGGTTGCGAGCCACACTGGCTCCCACTGGTTTGGTgagctcctgcgccgcctggacgaggcgtACGAGGCGCAGCACAAGCGAGATCAGACCTCAGTGCCTCGCCTGTCGATGCACCGGCTCGCGGCTCAGTACGAAAAGTCTGACCGCCGGTTGTTCCTGCTCGACTACGAAGGCACGCTGGTGAGCTGGGGCCCGGTCAATCAGATCATCCCAGTCAGCCCGCAACGAACGCTCGACGTGCTCAACGACCTGCTCCTGGACGACCGAAACATCGTCTACGTCATGTCTGGTCGCAGGCCCGAGGAGCTTGCCGGTGTGTTCCGCATGGTGCCCAACCTAGGCCTCATTGCCGAGAATGGGTGCTTCATCCGCGACTGTGGCTCCGAACAGTGGATTGAGATGACAGACAGCAAGCACATTGAGGAATGGAAGGCCTCGGTCAAGCCTCTGATGACGTACTTTTTGGAGCGCACCCCGGGTACCGAGATCGAGGAGCGGCACTGCAGTCTCATCTTCCACtacgacgcggccgaggacccGAGCAACGCGGGTTGGCAGGCGGCAGCATGCGCCAGCCACGTCAACGACGCGTGCGAGTCTCAGCATGTGCACGCGCTGACCATGGACAAGTCTGTCATTGTCGAGTCCACCGACTACAATAAGGGAACGGCTGCGCAGAGGGTCTTTGAGCacctcaaggccaagcacGGCTCGGGCTCTGAcaccagcgccgtcgactttttgatggtggtgggcgaTGGCCGCGAGGACGAAAAGGTGTTCAAGTGGGCCAATAAGCTgcagcggtgcggcgcggtTGCCAATGTATCGACGGTGAGCATCGGGAAGCGCAATaccgaggcggagacgacCTTGACGCAGGGTGTCAGCG GTGTCCTCAACTGTTTGCAGCGGTTGGCGTCCATCTCGGAATAG